In Rhodobacter xanthinilyticus, a single window of DNA contains:
- the istB gene encoding IS21-like element helper ATPase IstB produces the protein MSEAPKILLAHHLKTLKLPTFLREHEKVARQCAAEGLDHVQFLSRLVELELIDRERRMVERRIKAAKFPATKSLDSFDFKAIPKLNKMQVLELARCEWIERRENVIALGPSGTGKTHIALGLGLAACQKGMSVSFTTAAALVNELMEARDERRLLRVQKQMAAVKLLIIDELGFVPLSKTGAELLFEMISQRYERGATLITSNLPFDEWTETFGTERLTGALLDRLTHHVNILEMNGESYRLAQSRARKTGDNT, from the coding sequence ATGAGCGAGGCTCCGAAGATCCTGCTTGCCCACCATCTGAAGACGCTGAAGCTGCCCACCTTCCTGCGGGAACACGAGAAGGTTGCGCGCCAATGCGCCGCCGAAGGGTTGGACCATGTCCAATTCCTGTCGCGCCTCGTTGAACTGGAACTCATTGACCGCGAGCGGCGGATGGTCGAGCGCCGCATCAAGGCTGCGAAGTTCCCGGCCACCAAAAGCCTCGACAGCTTCGACTTCAAGGCGATCCCGAAGCTGAACAAGATGCAGGTGCTGGAACTGGCGCGCTGCGAATGGATCGAACGGCGTGAGAACGTGATCGCCCTTGGCCCCAGCGGAACCGGCAAGACCCACATTGCCTTGGGCCTCGGGTTGGCGGCCTGCCAGAAGGGCATGTCTGTCAGCTTCACCACCGCCGCCGCGCTGGTCAACGAGCTGATGGAGGCGCGAGACGAACGTCGGCTGCTGCGCGTCCAGAAGCAGATGGCTGCCGTCAAGCTGCTGATCATCGACGAGCTCGGGTTCGTGCCCCTGTCAAAGACCGGCGCCGAGCTGCTTTTTGAGATGATCTCCCAGCGCTACGAGCGCGGTGCCACGCTGATCACCAGCAATCTGCCCTTCGATGAATGGACCGAGACCTTCGGCACCGAGCGGCTGACCGGCGCGCTCCTCGACCGGTTGACCCACCACGTCAACATCCTCGAGATGAACGGCGAAAGCTATCGCCTCGCGCAAAGTCGCGCGCGCAAGACCGGCGACAACACCTGA
- the istA gene encoding IS21 family transposase — MELYKKVRLACAEGMSARAAAKHFNISRGTVEKMLAFSVPPGYRRDKPIRRPKLDGFTEFIDAWLEADKAVHRKQRHTAKRIWERLQAEHGFTGGYTIVKDYVRERERRTREMFVPLAHPPGHAQADFGEAVVVIAGVEQKAHFFVIDLPHSDAYFVRAYPAATAEAWIDGHVRAFAFFGGVPQSVLYDNDRCLVSKIQPDGTRIRATLFSGLQSHYLFRDRYGRPGKGNDKGAVEGMVGYARRNHMVPIPHFASWDAFNADLEGQCCARLTRILRGHKETIGERLQRDLAAMRPLPTAPFDACDQASGRVSSQSLVRYDTNDYSVPVAYGHQDVWIRGYVDEVVIGCRGEVIARHPRCYDREDMIFDPVHYLPLIERKINALDQAAPLAEWDLPEEFQTLRRLMEARMLKMGRREYVQVLRLLETFGMDDLHAAVKKALKLGAVGFDAVKHLVLCQVEKRPPRLDLDVYPYLPRANVETTRAASYMALMSEAAE, encoded by the coding sequence GTGGAACTTTACAAGAAGGTTCGCTTGGCGTGTGCCGAGGGCATGAGCGCGCGGGCGGCGGCGAAGCATTTCAACATTTCGCGCGGGACGGTTGAGAAGATGTTGGCCTTCTCGGTGCCGCCTGGCTACCGGCGGGACAAGCCGATCAGGCGGCCGAAGCTGGACGGGTTCACCGAGTTCATTGACGCCTGGCTTGAAGCCGACAAGGCGGTGCATCGCAAGCAGCGTCATACGGCCAAGCGGATATGGGAACGGCTTCAGGCCGAGCATGGCTTCACCGGCGGCTATACGATCGTCAAGGATTACGTGCGTGAGCGTGAGCGGCGGACACGGGAGATGTTCGTGCCACTGGCCCATCCGCCGGGCCATGCTCAGGCCGATTTTGGCGAAGCGGTCGTCGTCATCGCCGGTGTCGAGCAGAAGGCGCATTTCTTTGTCATCGACCTGCCGCACAGCGATGCCTATTTCGTCCGGGCCTATCCGGCGGCGACGGCGGAGGCCTGGATAGACGGGCATGTCCGCGCCTTTGCCTTCTTCGGCGGGGTGCCGCAGTCGGTGCTCTACGATAACGACCGCTGCCTGGTCTCGAAGATCCAGCCAGATGGCACGCGCATCCGCGCCACGCTGTTCAGCGGCTTGCAGTCGCATTACCTGTTTCGGGATCGCTATGGTCGGCCCGGGAAGGGGAACGACAAGGGCGCTGTCGAGGGGATGGTCGGCTACGCCCGCCGCAACCACATGGTGCCGATCCCCCACTTTGCCAGTTGGGACGCCTTCAACGCCGACCTTGAAGGGCAGTGCTGCGCACGCCTCACGCGCATTCTTCGGGGTCACAAGGAGACGATCGGCGAGAGGCTGCAGCGCGATCTGGCGGCGATGCGCCCATTGCCTACTGCCCCGTTCGACGCCTGCGACCAAGCGAGCGGCAGGGTCAGCTCGCAGTCGCTCGTGCGCTATGACACCAACGATTACTCGGTCCCGGTCGCCTATGGCCATCAGGATGTCTGGATCCGCGGCTATGTCGATGAGGTCGTGATCGGCTGTCGCGGGGAGGTGATCGCCCGACACCCGCGCTGTTACGATCGCGAGGACATGATCTTCGACCCGGTTCACTACCTCCCGCTGATCGAGCGCAAGATCAATGCCTTGGACCAGGCTGCGCCTCTGGCGGAATGGGACCTGCCCGAAGAGTTCCAGACTTTGCGCCGCCTGATGGAGGCGCGCATGCTCAAGATGGGGCGCCGCGAGTATGTGCAGGTGCTGCGGCTGCTTGAGACCTTTGGCATGGATGACCTGCATGCCGCCGTGAAGAAGGCCCTGAAGCTGGGCGCGGTCGGCTTTGACGCCGTGAAGCACCTCGTGCTTTGCCAGGTCGAGAAGCGCCCCCCAAGGCTTGATCTCGATGTCTACCCCTACCTGCCGCGGGCGAACGTCGAGACGACGCGTGCGGCCAGCTACATGGCCTTGATGTCGGAGGCGGCGGAATGA
- a CDS encoding restriction endonuclease yields the protein MWREQTTYRVTRVSAFDQLKPQTFDGSGKDAMRDFRSPPERLSDMKRFIFVGFEKSCYNMAKFDSDPERRMAVILEQDPSVQLWMKPGPNQFRIYDEDNAPYQPDFVVETRTEKLIIETKRASEMTNAQVIRKADAAALWCHIANRANGDGAGIKQWSYLLVPETAVLPNATVGGLMATHTRLVDADLLSRYSLQDESQFSSNEIA from the coding sequence ATGTGGCGGGAGCAGACCACCTACCGCGTCACGCGGGTCTCGGCCTTCGATCAGCTGAAGCCGCAGACGTTCGATGGCAGCGGAAAAGACGCGATGCGCGATTTCCGCAGTCCGCCTGAACGCCTTAGCGACATGAAGCGCTTCATTTTCGTTGGCTTCGAGAAGTCCTGTTACAACATGGCAAAGTTCGACTCCGACCCTGAGCGCAGGATGGCGGTCATTCTAGAGCAGGACCCCTCCGTGCAGCTCTGGATGAAGCCGGGGCCGAACCAGTTCAGGATCTACGACGAAGACAACGCCCCATATCAGCCCGACTTCGTCGTCGAGACCAGGACCGAGAAACTCATCATTGAAACGAAGCGAGCGTCAGAAATGACGAATGCGCAGGTGATCAGGAAGGCTGATGCCGCCGCTTTGTGGTGCCACATCGCCAACCGTGCGAATGGTGATGGCGCTGGCATTAAGCAGTGGTCCTACCTGCTCGTTCCGGAAACCGCCGTGCTGCCGAATGCCACGGTCGGCGGATTGATGGCGACGCACACCCGGTTGGTCGATGCTGACCTCTTGTCGAGGTACTCCCTGCAAGACGAAAGCCAGTTTTCCAGTAATGAAATTGCATAG